GCGCCGCGCGGCGACAGCAATCTCTGCACCGTCGCTCCATCGACCAAAAGGCGGATTACGTGGAAGTCGTCGGCGACCCCATTCTGCTGGAGCAGGCTTTGAGCAACGTCCTGGAGAATGCGATCCGCTACTCACCCGCCGAGGCGCCGATAGAGGTGCGGGTGTTCCGCGAGGGTGGTCGCGCCGTCGTTCGTATCACCGACGCTGGGCCCGGCGTTCCCGCCGCTGACCAAGAGCGGATCTTCGAGAAGTTCTATCGCGCGCCTAACACCGCCCGCTCTGGAACGGGCCTTGGCCTATCGATCGCCCGCGGACTCATCGAAGGGATGGGCGGTGTCGTTTCCGCCACCAACCGGCCAGAGCCTGAGCGCGGCCTGATTGTCAGCGCCAGTCTTCCCCTCTCGGCCTGAAACCTGATCCTGAGCGCACGATGCCCGAAACGCTGAGCCGCCTCCTGTTGGTCGACGATGAGCCGCAGATCGTGCGCGCCCTTACGCCGGGCCTGTCCGCCGCCGGCCATTCGGTCGAGGTCGCCAGCACCGGCGAGGCGGCGATCACGGCCCTTGCGCGCGAGCCATTCGACATCGTCATCCTGGATCTTGGCTTGCCCGACATGGATGGCAAGGCGGTGATCGGCCGGCTACGGGAGTGGTCCGAGACGCCGATCATCGTTCTGTCGGCGCGCGACCTGGAGTCGGAGAAGATTGCTGCGCTGGACCTGGGCGCAGACGACTTCGTCAATAAGCCGGTTGGCGTTGGAGAGTTGTTGGCGCGTATCCGCGCCTGCCTGCGCGGCCGCGAAAGGCGTTTCAACGCCCAACCACGCTTTGCGGCGGGGGACCTTGAGGTCAACTTCCTGGAGCGCCGGGTGTTGGTTCTGGGCGAGGAAGTCAGGCTGACTCCGCGCGAGTACGACCTCCTGCGTACGCTCGCCCGTCACGCGGGCCGTGTCGTCACCCACCGCCAGGTGATCAGCGCCGTGTGGGGCCCGACGGCCCAGGTGGACGCTCAGTTCGTTCGCGTGCTGGTGGGCCAATTGCGCCAGAAGCTTGAGGCCGAACCCTCCGCCCCGCGCATCGTCCTGACCGAGCCAGGCATCGGCTACCGACTGGCGTCGGACGAGGACGCCTGAACAAAAAAAGGGCGCGCCGGTCAGGCGCGCCCTTTGTGTGTCGCGCCGGAGGTCGGCTAGACCTTCAGCGCCTTGCGGCCGAGGTAGATGGCCTGGTCGCCCAGTTCCTCCTCGATGCGCAGCAACTGGTTGTACTTGGCCAACCGGTCTGACCGGGCCAGCGAGCCGGTCTTGATCTGACCGCAGTTGGTCGCGACCGCCAGGTCGGCGATGGTGGAATCTTCCGTCTCGCCCGAGCGATGGCTCATGACGGCGGTGTAGGCCGCGCGGAGGGCCATATCGACGGCGTCCAGCGTTTCCGACAGGGTGCCGATCTGGTTGACCTTCACCAGGATGGAGTTGGCCAAGCCCTTGTCGATGCCCATCGACAGGCGTGCGGGGTTGGTGACGAAGAGGTCGTCCCCGACCAGTTGGACCTTGCCGCCAAGTTTGTCGGTAAGCAGCTTCCAACCTTCGAAATCATCTTCGCCGCAACCGTCTTCGATCGAGATGATCGGGAAGGCGTCGACCAGCTTGGCGAGGTAGTCGACCATGCCGGCGGGATCAAGGGTCTTGCCCTCGCCTTCCAGCTCATATTTGCCGTTCTTGAAGAACTCCGTCGAGGCGACGTCGAGACCCAGCAGGAAGTCGCTTCCCGCCTTGTAGCCCGCGCTCTCGCCAGCCTTGACGATGAAGGCCAATGCCTCTTCGGCGCTGCCGATGTTAGGGGCGAAGCCGCCTTCGTCGCCGACGTTGGTGTTGTGGCCGGCGGCCTTCAGCTGGCTCTTCAGGGCGTGGAAGATTTCCGCGCCCATCCGCAGGCCTTCAGCGAAGGTCGGCGAACCAGTCGGCAGGATCATGAACTCCTGGATGTCGATCGGATTGTCGGCGTGGGCGCCGCCATTGATGATGTTCATCATCGGCACCGGCAGGACGCGGGCCGAGACGCCGCCGACATATTTGTAGAACGGCAGGGCGGCCGAGCTGGCCGAAGCCTTCGCCGTCGCAAGGCTGACGCCCAGGATGGCGTTGGCGCCCAGGCGCGATTTGTTAGGTGTGCCGTCCAACTCCATCATCATCCGGTCGATGCGGCGTTGGTCTTCCGCGTCCATGCCGGATAGCGCGTCATAAATCTCGCCATTGACGGCCTCGACGGCCGAACGAACGCCCTTGCCGAGGTAGCGGGTCTTATCGCCGTCGCGCTTCTCGACCGCCTCGTGAGCGCCGGTCGAGGCGCCGGAAGGCACGGCCGCGCGGCCCATCGAACCGTCTTCAAGGACCACATCGACTTCGACGGTCGGGTTGCCCCGGCTGTCGAGGATTTCGCGGGCGGTGATGTCGACGATCTCGGTCATGTTGCGCGGGTTCCTGCCAAGAATAGCGGTGTTCGGAGGGCCGCTGGCTTAGCCATCATTGCCGCCTGCGGCAAGGCTTACGCCCTGAAGCGGCTCCAGGGCCCGGTGATGGCGAGGGTCATGCCCGGCCAATAGACATTGACGAAGAGCGTCGTGCCGTCCGGCGAGAAGCAACTGCCCGCCAGCTCGCTGTTGGCCCCGACGTCGCTCAAGCCCGACTGCGCCTGGCGGCCCAGGGTGTAGACCTTGCCGTCGGGGGTGACGCCCTTGAGGTAATTGATCCCGCGATCCGCTGCCTTGTCTTCGCATACGACCAGGTGACCCCAGGGCGCGACGCAGAGGTTGTCGCACATCTGAAGCAGCATGCGGTCGCCGGACTGGACGAACAACTGCAGTTTCCCCGGCTCGTCGGCTTCGCCCGGCTGACCTTCGAAGCGACTGGGCTTGTAGCGCATGATCTGGCCGAGGAACTCCGGGCCCCCGCTGGTGCAGGTGAAGTAAAACTCACCGTCACCGTGGAAAATCCCCTCCCCACGCGCAAACCAGGCCGCACCCTTGGCATGGCCGCGATGGCGCAGATCGTTGTCCGGATTGTCGGTCCCGTCCAGGTCGATCCAGATCGTTTCGCGCCATTGGCCGACGCTCCACTGCGTTTCCTGCCAGTTGCGCGAGTCCTGCGGGCCCGCCTTGAAGGCCAGGGCCTGGAGGCGGCCGCCCTTGTGCGGATCGGCGCGATCTGTCGGCAGGAAGCGATAAAAGAGGCCGTGACCGTCGCTCTCGTCCTCAGTCAGGTAAGCGACGCCGGTGGCTGGATCGATCGCGACCGCTTCGTGCTTGAACCGGCCCATGGCCGTGATCGGTTGCGGATCGACCAGGCCCTTATGGTCGGCCGGCACCTCGAAGACCCAGCCGTGGGTCTTGGCCGCCGTCTCGCTGGGCGACAGGACGACCTCCTCGCAGCTCAGCCAGGAGCCCCAGGGCGTGATCCCGCCGGCGCAGTTGGTGCTGGTCCCCATCAGACTCAGGTGCTGGCTCTCCAGTTCCCGGGTGCGGAGGTTGTAGACCATGGAGGTCGTCCCGCCGTTCAGCGCGCGGCCGTTGGGCGCCATGTCATAGATGAGCTTGCGATCGACCTTGTCGATCAGCTTTTGGCCCGGACCGAAGGCGCCGAAATCGAAATCAACGAGCTTGAGTTCGTGGTTCCGCACCAGGGCTACGCGATCGCCGCCCAGGGCGAAGGCTCCCATGCCGTCGGTCTTGTGCGGCGTCAGCAGCCCATCGCTCATGGTCTCGCCGGCGCGGGAGACGACAGTGTAGGTGAAGCCTTCGGGAAGATCGAACAGGCCCGCGGGATCGGTCTTCAAAGGGCCGTAACCGAAGACCTCGCTGTGGTAGGCGTCGGCCTGGATTTCGGCGCTGCTAACGTCGGCCGCCTGAGCGTGCCGGGCGAGGCCCGCGAAGGCGACGCCCGTCGCGGCGGTCATCAGCCCCCGTCGTGAAAGGGTTGGGAGTGACAGCATGGAATTCCCCTCGTCGAAGCGGATCTTCATCAGGCCTTTCGATGACCGCGTGATGACATGCCAGGAGGGTTCAGGACCAGCCTGAAACGCGAAACGCCGGCCCTGCGGCCGGCGTCCCAAAGTCCATCCCTGGATCGAAGACCTAGTCTTCCTTCGGCGTCAGAACCTGGCGGCCCTTGTACATGCCGGTCTTCAGGTCGACGTGATGGGGGCGCTTGAGTTCGCCGGTTTCCTTGTCTTCGACGTAGGAGTTAGCGCCCAGGGCGTGGTGCGAGCGACGCATGTTGCGACGCGACGGCGATACTTTGCGCTTAGGAACGGCCATGGGAGGATCTCTCAGGCGTGGAAACAGAAGCGGCGGCCGTGACTGGCCGCCGACGTGAGCGCGGGCTTAT
This is a stretch of genomic DNA from Phenylobacterium immobile (ATCC 35973). It encodes these proteins:
- a CDS encoding response regulator transcription factor, which translates into the protein MPETLSRLLLVDDEPQIVRALTPGLSAAGHSVEVASTGEAAITALAREPFDIVILDLGLPDMDGKAVIGRLREWSETPIIVLSARDLESEKIAALDLGADDFVNKPVGVGELLARIRACLRGRERRFNAQPRFAAGDLEVNFLERRVLVLGEEVRLTPREYDLLRTLARHAGRVVTHRQVISAVWGPTAQVDAQFVRVLVGQLRQKLEAEPSAPRIVLTEPGIGYRLASDEDA
- a CDS encoding alkaline phosphatase PhoX, which encodes MTAATGVAFAGLARHAQAADVSSAEIQADAYHSEVFGYGPLKTDPAGLFDLPEGFTYTVVSRAGETMSDGLLTPHKTDGMGAFALGGDRVALVRNHELKLVDFDFGAFGPGQKLIDKVDRKLIYDMAPNGRALNGGTTSMVYNLRTRELESQHLSLMGTSTNCAGGITPWGSWLSCEEVVLSPSETAAKTHGWVFEVPADHKGLVDPQPITAMGRFKHEAVAIDPATGVAYLTEDESDGHGLFYRFLPTDRADPHKGGRLQALAFKAGPQDSRNWQETQWSVGQWRETIWIDLDGTDNPDNDLRHRGHAKGAAWFARGEGIFHGDGEFYFTCTSGGPEFLGQIMRYKPSRFEGQPGEADEPGKLQLFVQSGDRMLLQMCDNLCVAPWGHLVVCEDKAADRGINYLKGVTPDGKVYTLGRQAQSGLSDVGANSELAGSCFSPDGTTLFVNVYWPGMTLAITGPWSRFRA
- the eno gene encoding phosphopyruvate hydratase gives rise to the protein MTEIVDITAREILDSRGNPTVEVDVVLEDGSMGRAAVPSGASTGAHEAVEKRDGDKTRYLGKGVRSAVEAVNGEIYDALSGMDAEDQRRIDRMMMELDGTPNKSRLGANAILGVSLATAKASASSAALPFYKYVGGVSARVLPVPMMNIINGGAHADNPIDIQEFMILPTGSPTFAEGLRMGAEIFHALKSQLKAAGHNTNVGDEGGFAPNIGSAEEALAFIVKAGESAGYKAGSDFLLGLDVASTEFFKNGKYELEGEGKTLDPAGMVDYLAKLVDAFPIISIEDGCGEDDFEGWKLLTDKLGGKVQLVGDDLFVTNPARLSMGIDKGLANSILVKVNQIGTLSETLDAVDMALRAAYTAVMSHRSGETEDSTIADLAVATNCGQIKTGSLARSDRLAKYNQLLRIEEELGDQAIYLGRKALKV
- the rpmF gene encoding 50S ribosomal protein L32 — protein: MAVPKRKVSPSRRNMRRSHHALGANSYVEDKETGELKRPHHVDLKTGMYKGRQVLTPKED